The following coding sequences are from one Coffea arabica cultivar ET-39 chromosome 11e, Coffea Arabica ET-39 HiFi, whole genome shotgun sequence window:
- the LOC140021079 gene encoding choline/ethanolaminephosphotransferase 1 isoform X2, with product MGYIGQHGVMSLHRYKYSGADHSYVAKYILQPFWTRFVTFFPLWMPPNMITLMGFMFLLTSALLGYIYSPQLDTPPPRWVHFAHGILLFLYQTFDAVDGKQARRTNSSSPLGELFDHGCDALACAFEAVAFGSTAMSGRTTFWFWVISAVPFYFASWEHFFTNTLILPVVNGPTEGLMLIYLVHCFTGIVGAEWWAQQFGKSIPIFSWVPFISEIPTNVAVLYLMIAFAVIPTVSFNVHNVYKVVQARKGSMLLALAMLYPFAVLMSGILTWDYLSPIDLMGKYPPFVVVGTGLAFGFLVGRMILAHLCDEPKGLKTSMCMSLVYLPFAIANALTARLNDGTPLVDEFWVLLGYCAYTLFLYLHFATSVIHEITTALGINCFRITRKEA from the exons ATGGGGTACATAGGACAACATGGGGTGATGTCGTTGCATAGATATAAGTACAGCGGAGCAGATCATTCTTATGTGGCTAAATACATTTTGCAGCCCTTTTGGACTCGATTTGTTACTTTCTTTCCTCTTTGGATGCC GCCCAATATG ATTACACTTATGGGATTTATGTTTCTGCTTACATCTGCTTTGCTAGGATAT ATATACTCACCTCAATTGGATACTCCCCCCCCAAGATGGGTACATTTTGCACATGGAATACTTCTCTTCTTATATCAG ACTTTCGATGCTGTTGATGGAAAACAAGCAAGAAGAACAAATTCCTCTAGTCCGTTGGGAGAGCTTTTCGATCATG GATGCGATGCACTTGCATGTGCG TTTGAAGCTGTGGCCTTTGGAAGTACAGCTATGAGTGGACGAACTACTTTCTGGTTCTGGGTTATATCGGCTGTTCCATTCTATTTTGCATCGTGGGAACA CTTCTTCACCAATACTCTTATTCTTCCAGTAGTAAATGGACCTACAGAGGGTCTTATGTTGATATATCTCGTCCATTGCTTTACAGGCATTGTTG GTGCTGAGTGGTGGGCTCAACAGTTTGGGAAATCTATTCCAATTTTTAGCTGGGTACCATTTATAAGTG AGATCCCAACCAATGTGGCTGTGCTATACCTGATGATAGCTTTTGCTGTCATACCAACAGTCTCATTTAA TGTACACAATGTTTATAAGGTGGTTCAGGCAAGAAAAGGAAGCATGCTTCTTGCTTTGGCAATG CTCTATCCATTTGCTGTGCTGATGAGTGGAATATTGACCTG ggATTATTTGTCTCCAATTGATTTGATGGGAAAATATCCCCCATTTGTTGTAGTAGGGACTGGTCTTGCTTTTGGATTTCTTGTG ggaaGGATGATTCTGGCCCACTTGTGTGATGAACCTAAGGGCCTGAAAACTAGCATGTGCATG TCTTTGGTGTACTTACCTTTCGCCATTGCAAATGCACTCACTGCCAGACTTAATGATGG AACTCCTTTGGTTGATGAATTCTGGGTTCTTCTTGGTTACTGTGCATACACTT TGTTTCTTTACCTTCATTTTGCCACATCGGTGATTCATGAAATAACAACAGCCCTGGGGATCAATTGCTTCAG GATAACAAGGAAAGAAGCCTAG
- the LOC140021079 gene encoding choline/ethanolaminephosphotransferase 1 isoform X1: MGFMFLLTSALLGYIYSPQLDTPPPRWVHFAHGILLFLYQTFDAVDGKQARRTNSSSPLGELFDHGCDALACAFEAVAFGSTAMSGRTTFWFWVISAVPFYFASWEHFFTNTLILPVVNGPTEGLMLIYLVHCFTGIVGAEWWAQQFGKSIPIFSWVPFISEIPTNVAVLYLMIAFAVIPTVSFNVHNVYKVVQARKGSMLLALAMLYPFAVLMSGILTWDYLSPIDLMGKYPPFVVVGTGLAFGFLVGRMILAHLCDEPKGLKTSMCMSLVYLPFAIANALTARLNDGTPLVDEFWVLLGYCAYTLFLYLHFATSVIHEITTALGINCFRITRKEA; this comes from the exons ATGGGATTTATGTTTCTGCTTACATCTGCTTTGCTAGGATAT ATATACTCACCTCAATTGGATACTCCCCCCCCAAGATGGGTACATTTTGCACATGGAATACTTCTCTTCTTATATCAG ACTTTCGATGCTGTTGATGGAAAACAAGCAAGAAGAACAAATTCCTCTAGTCCGTTGGGAGAGCTTTTCGATCATG GATGCGATGCACTTGCATGTGCG TTTGAAGCTGTGGCCTTTGGAAGTACAGCTATGAGTGGACGAACTACTTTCTGGTTCTGGGTTATATCGGCTGTTCCATTCTATTTTGCATCGTGGGAACA CTTCTTCACCAATACTCTTATTCTTCCAGTAGTAAATGGACCTACAGAGGGTCTTATGTTGATATATCTCGTCCATTGCTTTACAGGCATTGTTG GTGCTGAGTGGTGGGCTCAACAGTTTGGGAAATCTATTCCAATTTTTAGCTGGGTACCATTTATAAGTG AGATCCCAACCAATGTGGCTGTGCTATACCTGATGATAGCTTTTGCTGTCATACCAACAGTCTCATTTAA TGTACACAATGTTTATAAGGTGGTTCAGGCAAGAAAAGGAAGCATGCTTCTTGCTTTGGCAATG CTCTATCCATTTGCTGTGCTGATGAGTGGAATATTGACCTG ggATTATTTGTCTCCAATTGATTTGATGGGAAAATATCCCCCATTTGTTGTAGTAGGGACTGGTCTTGCTTTTGGATTTCTTGTG ggaaGGATGATTCTGGCCCACTTGTGTGATGAACCTAAGGGCCTGAAAACTAGCATGTGCATG TCTTTGGTGTACTTACCTTTCGCCATTGCAAATGCACTCACTGCCAGACTTAATGATGG AACTCCTTTGGTTGATGAATTCTGGGTTCTTCTTGGTTACTGTGCATACACTT TGTTTCTTTACCTTCATTTTGCCACATCGGTGATTCATGAAATAACAACAGCCCTGGGGATCAATTGCTTCAG GATAACAAGGAAAGAAGCCTAG